GAACCGCAGCCCGAGGACGGGGTCACCTATGCGGCCAAGATCGACAAGAGCGAGGCGCGGCTCGATTTCCTGGTGAGCGCGGTGCAGGCCGAACGGCAAATTCGCGCCTTCAACCCGGTGCCCGGCGCCTTTTTCGAGCTGGAGGGCGAGCGGTACAAGATCCTCGCGGCGGAGGTCGTGCATCCGTCGGAAGCCGTGGCGGGCGCCGTCCCCGGCGTGACCACGGACGACAATCTGACCATCGCCTGCAACCCCGGCGCGATCCGCGCGACACGCGTCCAGCGTGCCGGCAAGCCCGCGATGGACACCGCCGAACTGCTGCGCGGCCGCGCGATTGCCAAGGGCGCGCGGCTAACCTGATCCCGTTCGCATCGAGCGAAGTCGAGATGCCCATCGGCGTCGAGCAAGGTCGCGGGGTGTCTCGACTTCGCTCGACACGAACGGCTAATGGGCGGCAATGACAAGATTTGCCCTCACGATCGAATTCGACGGCCGCCCCTTCATGGGCTGGCAGCGGCAGAGCCACGGGCCGAGCGTCCAGCAGGCGCTGGAAGAGGCGGTCACGCGCATCACCGGCGAAGCGGCCGCAGTCCACGGCGCGGGCCGCACCGACGCCGGGGTCCATGCGATCGCGATGCGCGCGCATGTCGATATCGAAAAGCCGATCCAGCCGTTCCGGTTGATGGAGGCGCTCAACGCGCAGCTTCGCCCGGCTCCCGTCGCGGTGCTCGCCTGCGCCGAGGTGGCGGGCGACTGGCACGCGCGCTTTTCGTGCATCGGGCGCGCCTATGAATATCGCATCGTCAACCGCCGTGCGCCGCTGACCTGGGACAAGGGGCTGTCGTGGCAGTTCGCCAGGCCGCTCGACGCCGAAGCGATGCACGGCGCCGCGCAGGCGCTGGTCGGGCGGCATGACTTCACGACCTTTCGCTCGGTGCATTGCCAGGCCGACAGCCCGGTCAAGACGCTCGACAGGATCAGCGTCAGCCGCCACGGCGACGAGATCATCATCGAAACCGCGGCGCGGAGCTTCCTTCACCATCAGGTGCGCTCGATGGTCGGCTGCCTCAGCATGGTCGGCGAAGGAAAATGGTCGGCGCGCGATCTCAAAGCCGCGCTCGAGGCCGCCGACCGCAGCGCGCTGGGGCTGAACGCGCCGCCCGACGGGCTCTATTTCGTCGAGGCGAAATATCCCTGAACGCCGTACTTCATACTTCGTCACCCTCGAACGAGACACGTGGCTCGTTCGACTTGATCCGGGGTCCAGGACTTCCGACGCAGCGATGGATGCCGGATCAAGTCCGGCATGACGAAGGGAATGCGCAAACAAAAAAGGGCGGCCCTTGCGGGACCGCCCTCTCTTTCCCCTTTTTGGAAAGCCTGCGTCAGAGCGCCTTTTCGGCGTAATAAAGCGGCGCATGTTCGTTGAGGATCTGGAGGATCTTCGCCTGCGCCGTCTTTTCGTCGCTTTCCTCCATCGCGCCGAGTTCGCGCGCGAGGCGGCTCGACGCCGCTTCGAAGATCTGGCGCTCCGAATAGCTCTGTTCGGGCTGGTCGTCGGCGCGGAACAGGTCGCGGGTCACTTCGGCAATCGACACGAGGTCGCCCGAGTTGATCTTCGCTTCATATTCCTGCGCGCGGCGCGACCACATAGTGCGCTTGACCTTCGGCTTGGTTGTCAGCACCTGCAGCGCTTCCTTCAGCGTCTTGTCCGACGACAGCTTGCGCATCCCGACGCCTTCCGCCTTGTTCGTCGGCACGCGAAGCGTCATCTTTTCCTTTTCGAAGCGGAGGACATAAAGTTCAAGCTGCATTCCCGCGATTTCGGACTTTTGCAGCTCGATGACGCGCCCCACGCCATGTTTGGGATAAACGACATAATCACCGACTTCGAACAAAAGCGTGTTCGCCGACATGCAAATTCCTTTCTGCTGCCTTGACCGCGGCTGGAAACTGCGACAACACCGGTGCATCCCGCCCTCCGGTTTGAGGGCGATCAGCAATTCGGGCGGCGCTAGCCAGTCAGAGTGGCAAGGGATATGGCTCCATAGGAACGCCGAATGTGCCCCAGCCCAAGTGGCGGGAAGAGGCAGAATGTCGGCGTGTTGTTATTAATTATAACAGATTCGCAACAAAATTGCCACCCCTGCGCGGAAATGCGTCGGGGCGATGGGTTGACGCCCGTTCCCACCCGTTTCAGGTTGAAACGAAACAGAGATAGGGAGCCGTCATGAAAGATCAAATCTGGTGGATTACCGGGGCTTCGTCGGGAATCGGCGCGGCGCTGGCGCGCGCGCTGGCGGCGCGCGGCGCCAAGCTGATCCTGTCGGGGCGCAATGTCGCCGCGCTCGAGGCGGTGGCGAAGGATTGCGGCGCCGGGACGATGATCCTGCCGTTCGAGGCAACCGACTATGCCGCGATTCCCGCGCTTGCCGAGCAGGCGTGGAACTGGTGCGGACGCATCGACGGGCTGGTCAACAATGCCGGCATTTCACAGCGCAGCCTGGCGATCGAAACCGATTTCCCGGTCTATGAACGGATCGTCGCGGTCGACCTGCTCGCACCGATCGCGCTGACGCAGGCGCTGCTGCCGCGGATGGTCGGCGCCGGCGGCGGGCAAATCGTCGCGATATCGAGTGTCGCGGGAATCGCGGGTGTGCCGCTGCGCAGCGCCTATTGCGCCGCGAAGCACGGGCTGATCGGCTATCACGACAGCGTGCGGGCGGAGAATGAGCACCTCGGACTGAAGGTCCTCGTCGTCGCGCCGGGATCGGTCGCGACCAACGTCAGCCGCAATGCGCTGAACGCCGACGGCAGCGTGCGCGGGGAAAGCGACGCCGTGATCGACAACGGCCTGTCGCCCGATTTCGCGGCGAAGCAGATCCTCGATGCCGTCGCGGCAGGCACACGCGAGCTGGTGGTCGCCGAAGGCGCCGAAGCCGCAACCGCCGCGCTGCGGCGCAGCGACCCCGACGCGCTGTTCGACCGGATGAGCGCGATGGTGCAGGCGGGCTATGCGCAGCAGATGAAGGCGACATCGGCGTCGTGAAGGACGGCCTGCGGCTGGTTTTTGCCGTTTGGGCCAACCTTACCCGTTCGCATCGAGCGAAGTCGAGATGCCCCTCAGGCTGGGCGTAAGGCCGACGGGTGTCTCGACTTCGCTCGACACGAACGGAAATAGAGGACGGTCAGGAATCCACCCCAAAGCCGAAAAGAAAAAGCCCCGCCGGATCGCTCCGGCGGGGCTTTTCTTTGCCCGCGAAGGCCGCGCGGCTTATGCCGCGCCGTGCGCCAGTGCCGCGAGGAGCAGGATCGCCACGATGTTGGTGATCTTGATCATCGGGTTGACCGCCGGGCCCGCGGTGTCCTTGTACGGATCGCCGACGGTGTCGCCGGTGACCGCGGCCTTATGGGCCTCGCTGCCCTTGCCGCCGTGGTTGCCGTCTTCGATATATTTCTTCGCATTGTCCCACGCGCCGCCGCCCGAGGTCATCGAGATGGCAACGAACAGCCCGCCGACGATCACGCCGAGCAGCAGCGCGCCGAGCGCTTCGAGCGCCGCAGCCGGACCGGCAACCGCGCGGATCACGAAATAGACGACGATCGGCGCGAGCACCGGGAGCAGCGACGGAACGATCATTTCCTTGATCGCCGCCTTGGTGACGAGGTCGACGGTGCGGGCGTAGTCGGGGCGGCTGGTGCCGTCCATGATGCCCTTGTTGTTCGCGAACTGGTCGCGAACGTCCTTCACCACGTCGCCCGCCGCACGGCCGACCGCGGTCATGCCCATCGCACCGAAGAGGTACGGCAGGAGCGCGCCGAGCAGCAGCCCGACGATGACATAGGGCGACGACAGCGAGAAGGTCAGCGGCGCGTCGATGCCGAGCTTCGCCGAATATTCGGCGATGTCGGCGGTGTAGGTGCCAAACAGCACCAGCGCCGCGAGGCCCGCCGAACCGATGGCGTAACCCTTGGTCACCGCCTTGGTCGTGTTGCCCACTGCGTCGAGCAGGTCGGTCTTTTCACGAACCGAATCGTCGAGGCCCGCCATTTCGGCGATGCCGCCGGCGTTGTCGGTGACCGGGCCATAGGCGTCGAGCGCGACGACCATACCGGCAAGCGCGAGCATCGCGGTGGCCGCGAAGGCGATGCCGATGATGCCGGCGGTCTGATAGGCGACGATGATGCCGACGCAGATGACGAGTGTCGGCAGCGCGGTCGATTCAAGGCTGATGGCAAGGCCCTGGATCACATTGGTGCCGTGGCCCGTTTCCGATGCCTTGGCGATGCTGCGCACCGGACGATAGTTGGTGCCGGTGTAATATTCGGTGATCCAGATGATCAGCCCGGTGATGACGAGCCCGAGCAGCGAGCAATAGAAAAGGTCGCTGCCGTTGAATTCGGTGCCCGTGATGTTGGTGCTCATGTCGCCGCCGAGCGCATAGCTGGTCGAGAACCAGATCGCCGGGATCGACAGGACGGCGGTGACGAGGAAGCCCTTGTACATCGCGCCCATGACGTTGGTCCCGCTGCCGAGACGGACGAAATAGGTCCCGATGATCGAGGTGATGATGCACACGCCGCCCATCAGCAGCGGCAGCGTCATCAGCGGGACGAGCATGTCGCCGGCCCCCTTCAGCAGCAGCGCGATCAGCACCATGGTGGCGCCGACGGTCACGACATAGGTTTCGAAAAGATCGGCCGCCATGCCGGCGCAGTCGCCGACATTGTCGCCGACGTTATCGGCGATCACCGCCGGGTTGCGCGGATCATCCTCGGGAATTCCGGCCTCGACCTTGCCGACGAGGTCGGCGCCGACGTCGGCGGCCTTGGTGAAAATGCCGCCGCCGAGGCGCGCGAAGATCGAGATGAGCGAAGCGCCGAACGCCAGCGCGACGAGCGCGTCGACGACGGTGCGATCCTCACCGCCGACGGTGTAGCCGCCGGGACCGACGAGGTACCAGAAGAAGACCGAGATCGCGAGGAGCGCGAGGCCCGCCACGAGCATGCCGGTGATCGCGCCGGCGCGGAACGCCATGGTCAGGCCCGCCTGCAGGCCCGTCTGCGCCGCGGCCGCGGTGCGGACGTTCGCCTTCACCGAGATGTTCATGCCGACGAAGCCGGCAACCCCCGACAGGACGGCACCGATGACGAAGCCGGTCGCCGAGATCGGGCCGAGGAAGACCCCGACCAGCACGGCGACGACGACGCCGACGATGGCGATGGTACGATATTGGCGGCCCAGATAGGCCTTGGCGCCTTCCTGGATGGCGCCGGCGATTTCCTGCATCTTTTCATTCCCCGCCGATGCGCTGAGCACCTGCCGCGAGGTAATGAATCCATAGAGCACGGCCAAAAGGCCGCACGCTATCGCGATCAAAACCGGATTCATGCGTGACTGTTCCTTCCCCATGAGAAGGGCGACGCAGAAGTTAGCAGTCGAGCACGTCCGACGTATTGTTGCCGGTTCGCTCTCTCCCCTGATGCGACCGCCCCAAATTTGGACGCCGAGTTATGGGAAGAAAGAATGCGACACGCAACCCCGGTTATTCGGCAATTTTCCGAGGTTTCGCGCTCAGTGCATGAAACCGAGACGCTCGGGCAGCGCGATCCGCTGCGCGCGGTCGATCAGGATGATTCCCTCGCCCACCCCAGCATGACCGATCGGCGTCGCGGCAACGTCGAGCGCCGCGGCGATCTCGCGAATGCTCGCTGCCGCGGCCGGGTCGGCAGCAAAGAGAAGCTGATAATCGTCGCCCGCGGTCGCCGCAGCGAGCCGCGTGTCGAGCACGTCGGGCCGCACCGCGAGCAGCGCCGCCGACAGCGGCAGCGATTCGAGTCTCAGGGTGAGCTGGCACTCGCTCGCCGCCGCCATGCGTTCGGCATCGATCAGCAGGCCGTCGGACACGTCCATCATCGCATGGACATGGGGCACGACCGCCTGACCGAAGGTCAGTTGCGGCTGCGGGCGGCGATAGGCGGCAAGACAGGTCTCGTTCGGTTCGACCTGCCCCAGCCGCATCGCGAGGCCGAGCCCGGCGTTGCCGATCGTCCCCGTCACCCAGAGCTGGTCGCCCGGCCGCATCCCGGCGCGCGACGGCGCGCCGCCCGCGGGCGCGCGGCCGATCGCGGTGAGGCCGAAGCTGCGCGGTGCTCCGGCGGGGGCCCGCACCGTGTCGCCGCCGATCAGGATGATCCCGAAACGGCGCATGACGCTGTCGAGTCCCTCGACAAAAGCCGCATCCCACGCGTCGTCGCCGAGGCTGTAGCCGATGAGCACGCCGATCGGCGCCGCGCCCTTCGCGGCGAGATCGGAGAGGTTCACCGCGACCAGTTTCCATGCGACGTCCTGCGGCGTGTCGTCGGGAAGAAAGTGGATACCCTCGACGATCATGTCGTGGGTGAGGACCAGCCCCTCCCACTCCGCCGCATCGTCGGCGAGCCCACGCGCGGCCGGGTCGGTCGCGATGGCGCGCAGGCGGGCGATGAAATCGGCTTCGCTCATATCACCCTCTCGTTTCGATGCGGGTCTATCTGTCCGTTCGTGTCGAGCGAAGTCGAGACACCCATCGAGCTAGCGCCAAGCCGATGGGCATCTCGACTTCGCTCGATGCGAACGGATATCTTATGCGCTGGTTCCCCGCACCGACTTCCCGATCGCATCGAGCAGCCCGTTCGCGAACCCGGCCTCGCGCGTGTCGAAAAACGCCTTGGCAACGTCGACATATTCGCTGACCACCGCGCCGATCGGCACATCGCCGCGCGCGATCAGTTCATAGGTGCCGGCGCGCAATATCGCCTTCATCGTCCGGTCGAGCCGCTCCATCGTCCAGCCGCTGGCCAGTCGGGCGGTGATCGCCGCGTCGACTTCGGGCAGCCGCGCGAGCGCGCCCTTCACGATATCGTCAAAGAAGGACAGGTCGGCATCGGCATATTCGGCGTCCTCGATGATCGCGCCGATCCGGTGCTGGTGAAATTCATGGATCAGCTTGGCGACCGGCGTCGCTTCCATCTCGTGCTGGTAAAGCGCCTGCACGGCGGCGAGGCGGGCGGCGGAGCGGGACTGGGCGCGTTTATTCATCGTTCTTTTCTTAGCTGAGACGCTGGCTGACCGAAAGCGCGTGCGCGGGAAGCCCCTCGGCCCCGGCCAGCGCGACCGCGGCCGGTCCGATCGCGGCAAGACTGGCTTCGTCGAGCGCGAGGAAGCTGGTGCGCTTCATGAAGTCAGTGACCGACAGCCCGCTCGAAAAACGGGCGCGGCGACCGGTCGGCAGCACATGGTTGGGACCCGCGACATAATCGCCGATCGCTTCGGGCGTGTGGCGGCCGAGGAAGACCGATCCCGCGTGGCGGACCCTGGCGAACAGCGCGTCGGCTTCGGCGGCGTCGACCGCAAGCTCGAGATGCTCGGGCGCGAGGCGATCGCAGAGCGGGATCGCATCGGCGAGCGTCGGGACGACGACGATCGCGCCGTTGGCATCCCAGCTTTCGCGCATCGTCGCTGCGGTCGACAGGGTCGGGATGATCGCATCGACAGCGGCGGCGACCGCATCGGCGAACACCGCGTCGTCGGTGAACAGGATCGACTGGCTGGTCGGATCATGCTCGGCCTGACTCAAAAGGTCGGCGGCGATCCGGCGCGCGTCGTTCTGCGCATCGGCGACGACGACGATCTCGCTCGGCCCCGCGACCATGTCGATGCCGACGACGCCGTAAAGCTGGCGTTTCGCCTCGGCGACCCAGGCATTGCCGGGGCCGGTGACGACGTCGACCGGCGCGATCCGGCCGGTGCCATAGGCGAGCGCCGCGACCGCCTGCGCGCCGCCGACGCGCCATATCTCGTCGACTCCGCCGATATGCGCCGCCGCCATCACGACCGGATTGGTCTCGCCGCGCGGGGTCGGAGTCATCATAACAATACGGCCGACCCCCGCGACCTTGGCGGGCAGGATGTTCATCAGCACCGACGAGGGATAGGCGGCGCGGCCGCCCGGCACATAGACCCCCGCCGCATCGACGGCGTTCCACCGCGCGCCGAGCCGCGCGCCGCTGTCGTCGCGATAATCGCGGTTTTCGGGAAGCTGCGCGGCATGATAGGCGCGGATGCGCGCAGCAGCGAGGTTCAGCGCATCGCGCAGCTCGGGCGTCAGCGCATCATAGGCCGCGGCGCATTCGTCTTTCGAGATGCTCCAGCCGCTCGCGTCCAAATCGAAGCGATCGAACTTCGCGGTGTAATCGGCAAGCGCCGCGTCGCCCTCGGCCTTCACCCGCGCGACGATCGCCGCGACATCGGCCGATACGTCGGACGCGCTCTCGCGCCGGTCGTTCACTAGCGCGTCGAACGCGGCCGCAAAGCCGGGCGTCGAAGCGTCAAGCCGCCGCATTGCCCGCCGCCTGCCGGAATTTCTCGACCAGCGCCGGAACTTCGGTCGAACGCAGCTTGAAGGCGGCGCGGTTGACGATCAGCCGCGCCGACACCTCGCTGATCACCGTCTGCTCGGCGAGCGCATTTTCGACGAGCGTGCGCCCGGTCGAAACAAGGTCGACAATGTGCGATGCGAGTCCGAGCTTCGGGGCGATCTCCATCGCGCCGTTCAATTTTATGCATTCGGCCTGGATGCCATGCCCCTCAAACCAGCGGCGGGTGATCGCGGGATATTTGGTCGCGACGCGAATGTGGCTGGCGCCGAGTCCGGGCGGTGCGCTGCCTTCGGGTCCCGCGAGCGACAGGCGGCAATGGCCGATACCAAGGTCGACCGGCGCATAAAGCTCGGAATAGTCGAACTCGTCGATGACGTCGGAGCCGACGATGCCGAGCTGCGCCGCGCCATGTGCCACGAACGTCGCGACGTCGAAGGCGCGCACCCGGATCAGCGAGATGTGCGGCTGGTTCGTCGCGAACACCAGCGCGCGGCTTTTCTTGTCGAAGAAATCCGCCGCAGGCTCGATGCCGACCGCTGCCAGCAGCGGCAGCGCCTCGTCGAGAATCCTCCCTTTCGGGATGGCAAAGATGATCGGTTCGGGCATAAGCGCGCCAGCCCATAAGCGGCGGCGGGAGAAAGGGCAATGAGCGAGCGCTATCAATTGGTGGACATGGCTGAGACCGGGCCTGCGGCGGTGCGCACCGCCCTTGCCAATCAGGTCGCCTATTGCCGCGCCAACGACGCCCCGGTGACCGCGCGCGTCGTCGCGGCGCTCGCCGCGCTGCTCGACAAGCCTGCGACCGATTTCGCGCGGCGGATCGCCGACTGGGACGGCATGCCGCTCGCCGACGCGCTGCCGCTGCGTGCCGCCGGCGGCATCCACGCCCTGCACCTGTCGGGCACGGCGAGCGAGCTCGCACCAATCTATGCCAATGCCGAAGACATCAACGACGCCGCGATCGTCGCGGGGGTCGTGCGGCGGCACGAAGCGGCGTTGCTGCCCTGGCTCGACGGCCCGCCGCAGACCAACGAGGCGGGGCGCTCGTCGAACTTTGTCGCGGCGATGCTCTGGCTGGTCGAGCAGGGCCTGCCGCCGCGCTTTCAATGTCTGGAGATCGGGTCGAGCGCCGGGATCAACCTGATGCTGGACCGCTATCACTACGATCTTGCCGGGGTGCAGGTCGGGCCGCAACCGGGCGTGATGGCCTTCACCCCCGAATGGCGCGGCATGCATCCGCCGCAGCACAAGATCGCGTTCGAGAGCCTCAAGGGCTGCGACGTCGCGCCCGTCGACCTGACCGATCCGGCGCAGGCGCTACGGCTCAAGGCCTATATCTGGCCCGAGCATGACGTCCGGTTCGCGCGCATGGAGGCCGCGGTCGCCGCGGCGCGCGCGAAGAAGCCCGATCTCGTCCACATGAACGCCGCCGACTTCGTCGAGGCCGAGCTGGCGAAGCCGCAGGCGGCGGGGACGACGCGCGTGCTGATGCATTCGATCGTCTGGCAATATGTTCCCGCCGACCAGCAGGCGCGGGTAACCGCCGCGATGGAGGCGGCCGGCAGCGCCGCCACCCCGGACCGGCCGCTCGCCTGGATCGCGCTCGAGGCGAACCGGACGCTGCACCGCCACGAACTGATCCTGCGTTATTGGCCCGGCGGCGATACGCCGCAGATGCTGGGTCATGCCCATCCGCATGGCGCGTGGATCGAGTGGCTGGCGAAGCCGTGAGAACCGGTTCGGCACCGCAAGCCATTGGTTCGCTGGAAATTTGACGGGCGCCATTCGCGGCGCATAGGGTATCGCCTCCTTGCACTGGAGGTCATCCGATGCGTGTTGTTGCCGGCTTGTCTGTCCTTGCTGCCGCCCTTTGCCTCGCCCGGCCGGTCGCGGCGGCCGAGGCTGCGCCCGACGTACCGTGGAGCGCGGCTGCGACCACACAGGTCGTAACCGAGGATCGCCGTTTCACCAGCGGCGACGCTGAACTGGCGGGAACGCTCTATCTACCGCGCAGCGACAAGCCCGTGGCCGCGATCGTCGTCACCCACAGCGCCTCGTCGCCGCTCGGCAATGCATCGCTCTACGATCATCTGAAAGCAATGCTGCCCGCGCTCGGCATCGCCGTCTTCACCTATGACCGGCGCGGCTCGGGACAGTCGGGGACCCAGGATGCGGGCGGCAATTTCACCACACTTGCCGACGATGCGATCGCTGCGGTGCAGAGCCTGAAAAGCGATCCGCGCATCGACGCCAAACGGATCGGGACATGGGGACTGAGCCAGGGCGGCTGGATCTCCCCGTTGGCGGCGTCGCGCAGCGGCGATATCGCGTTCGTAATTTCGGTGTCGGCTCCCGTCGTCACCGCCGACGTCCAGATGATCTTCTCCTCGACCAATCATCTGCGCGCCAACGGCTATCCGCAGGCGGACATCGACCAGATGGTCGCGACGCGCCAGGCGGTCGACGACTATATGCGCGGCACCGCGAGCCGGGAGGCGGCGCAGCGCCGGGTCGACGCCGCGAAGACAAAGCCATGGTTCAAATATCTCTACATGGGCGAAACGGTTCGCGACCGCGCGGTTTCGGGCTGGCGCAAGGAGATCGAGAACGATCCGCTGACCAATTTGACCGCCGTCACCGTGCCGACGCTCGTCCTCTATGGCGCGAACGATGCGGTGGTGCCGGTCGCCGAGTCGGTCGAACGGCTGAGGTCCGTCGCCGGACGGATGCCCGAAATGGCGGTCCATGTCGTCGCCGCCGCCGACCATGCGATGCAGGTCTCGGCCGACGAGAAAATTTCGCTCGACCCGAAATATGACGGGACCGAGCAGGCGGACTCGCCCGAATATATCGCAGTGCTAACGGCCTGGCTGGCCCGG
The Sphingopyxis macrogoltabida genome window above contains:
- the nusB gene encoding transcription antitermination factor NusB; translated protein: MNKRAQSRSAARLAAVQALYQHEMEATPVAKLIHEFHQHRIGAIIEDAEYADADLSFFDDIVKGALARLPEVDAAITARLASGWTMERLDRTMKAILRAGTYELIARGDVPIGAVVSEYVDVAKAFFDTREAGFANGLLDAIGKSVRGTSA
- the hisG gene encoding ATP phosphoribosyltransferase, with amino-acid sequence MPEPIIFAIPKGRILDEALPLLAAVGIEPAADFFDKKSRALVFATNQPHISLIRVRAFDVATFVAHGAAQLGIVGSDVIDEFDYSELYAPVDLGIGHCRLSLAGPEGSAPPGLGASHIRVATKYPAITRRWFEGHGIQAECIKLNGAMEIAPKLGLASHIVDLVSTGRTLVENALAEQTVISEVSARLIVNRAAFKLRSTEVPALVEKFRQAAGNAAA
- a CDS encoding sodium-translocating pyrophosphatase — encoded protein: MNPVLIAIACGLLAVLYGFITSRQVLSASAGNEKMQEIAGAIQEGAKAYLGRQYRTIAIVGVVVAVLVGVFLGPISATGFVIGAVLSGVAGFVGMNISVKANVRTAAAAQTGLQAGLTMAFRAGAITGMLVAGLALLAISVFFWYLVGPGGYTVGGEDRTVVDALVALAFGASLISIFARLGGGIFTKAADVGADLVGKVEAGIPEDDPRNPAVIADNVGDNVGDCAGMAADLFETYVVTVGATMVLIALLLKGAGDMLVPLMTLPLLMGGVCIITSIIGTYFVRLGSGTNVMGAMYKGFLVTAVLSIPAIWFSTSYALGGDMSTNITGTEFNGSDLFYCSLLGLVITGLIIWITEYYTGTNYRPVRSIAKASETGHGTNVIQGLAISLESTALPTLVICVGIIVAYQTAGIIGIAFAATAMLALAGMVVALDAYGPVTDNAGGIAEMAGLDDSVREKTDLLDAVGNTTKAVTKGYAIGSAGLAALVLFGTYTADIAEYSAKLGIDAPLTFSLSSPYVIVGLLLGALLPYLFGAMGMTAVGRAAGDVVKDVRDQFANNKGIMDGTSRPDYARTVDLVTKAAIKEMIVPSLLPVLAPIVVYFVIRAVAGPAAALEALGALLLGVIVGGLFVAISMTSGGGAWDNAKKYIEDGNHGGKGSEAHKAAVTGDTVGDPYKDTAGPAVNPMIKITNIVAILLLAALAHGAA
- the hisD gene encoding histidinol dehydrogenase, which translates into the protein MRRLDASTPGFAAAFDALVNDRRESASDVSADVAAIVARVKAEGDAALADYTAKFDRFDLDASGWSISKDECAAAYDALTPELRDALNLAAARIRAYHAAQLPENRDYRDDSGARLGARWNAVDAAGVYVPGGRAAYPSSVLMNILPAKVAGVGRIVMMTPTPRGETNPVVMAAAHIGGVDEIWRVGGAQAVAALAYGTGRIAPVDVVTGPGNAWVAEAKRQLYGVVGIDMVAGPSEIVVVADAQNDARRIAADLLSQAEHDPTSQSILFTDDAVFADAVAAAVDAIIPTLSTAATMRESWDANGAIVVVPTLADAIPLCDRLAPEHLELAVDAAEADALFARVRHAGSVFLGRHTPEAIGDYVAGPNHVLPTGRRARFSSGLSVTDFMKRTSFLALDEASLAAIGPAAVALAGAEGLPAHALSVSQRLS
- a CDS encoding alpha/beta hydrolase family protein, which codes for MRVVAGLSVLAAALCLARPVAAAEAAPDVPWSAAATTQVVTEDRRFTSGDAELAGTLYLPRSDKPVAAIVVTHSASSPLGNASLYDHLKAMLPALGIAVFTYDRRGSGQSGTQDAGGNFTTLADDAIAAVQSLKSDPRIDAKRIGTWGLSQGGWISPLAASRSGDIAFVISVSAPVVTADVQMIFSSTNHLRANGYPQADIDQMVATRQAVDDYMRGTASREAAQRRVDAAKTKPWFKYLYMGETVRDRAVSGWRKEIENDPLTNLTAVTVPTLVLYGANDAVVPVAESVERLRSVAGRMPEMAVHVVAAADHAMQVSADEKISLDPKYDGTEQADSPEYIAVLTAWLARRGFIAG
- the truA gene encoding tRNA pseudouridine(38-40) synthase TruA, which encodes MTRFALTIEFDGRPFMGWQRQSHGPSVQQALEEAVTRITGEAAAVHGAGRTDAGVHAIAMRAHVDIEKPIQPFRLMEALNAQLRPAPVAVLACAEVAGDWHARFSCIGRAYEYRIVNRRAPLTWDKGLSWQFARPLDAEAMHGAAQALVGRHDFTTFRSVHCQADSPVKTLDRISVSRHGDEIIIETAARSFLHHQVRSMVGCLSMVGEGKWSARDLKAALEAADRSALGLNAPPDGLYFVEAKYP
- a CDS encoding SDR family NAD(P)-dependent oxidoreductase, whose translation is MKDQIWWITGASSGIGAALARALAARGAKLILSGRNVAALEAVAKDCGAGTMILPFEATDYAAIPALAEQAWNWCGRIDGLVNNAGISQRSLAIETDFPVYERIVAVDLLAPIALTQALLPRMVGAGGGQIVAISSVAGIAGVPLRSAYCAAKHGLIGYHDSVRAENEHLGLKVLVVAPGSVATNVSRNALNADGSVRGESDAVIDNGLSPDFAAKQILDAVAAGTRELVVAEGAEAATAALRRSDPDALFDRMSAMVQAGYAQQMKATSAS
- a CDS encoding DUF2332 domain-containing protein; the protein is MSERYQLVDMAETGPAAVRTALANQVAYCRANDAPVTARVVAALAALLDKPATDFARRIADWDGMPLADALPLRAAGGIHALHLSGTASELAPIYANAEDINDAAIVAGVVRRHEAALLPWLDGPPQTNEAGRSSNFVAAMLWLVEQGLPPRFQCLEIGSSAGINLMLDRYHYDLAGVQVGPQPGVMAFTPEWRGMHPPQHKIAFESLKGCDVAPVDLTDPAQALRLKAYIWPEHDVRFARMEAAVAAARAKKPDLVHMNAADFVEAELAKPQAAGTTRVLMHSIVWQYVPADQQARVTAAMEAAGSAATPDRPLAWIALEANRTLHRHELILRYWPGGDTPQMLGHAHPHGAWIEWLAKP
- a CDS encoding CarD family transcriptional regulator — protein: MSANTLLFEVGDYVVYPKHGVGRVIELQKSEIAGMQLELYVLRFEKEKMTLRVPTNKAEGVGMRKLSSDKTLKEALQVLTTKPKVKRTMWSRRAQEYEAKINSGDLVSIAEVTRDLFRADDQPEQSYSERQIFEAASSRLARELGAMEESDEKTAQAKILQILNEHAPLYYAEKAL
- the thiL gene encoding thiamine-phosphate kinase — its product is MSEADFIARLRAIATDPAARGLADDAAEWEGLVLTHDMIVEGIHFLPDDTPQDVAWKLVAVNLSDLAAKGAAPIGVLIGYSLGDDAWDAAFVEGLDSVMRRFGIILIGGDTVRAPAGAPRSFGLTAIGRAPAGGAPSRAGMRPGDQLWVTGTIGNAGLGLAMRLGQVEPNETCLAAYRRPQPQLTFGQAVVPHVHAMMDVSDGLLIDAERMAAASECQLTLRLESLPLSAALLAVRPDVLDTRLAAATAGDDYQLLFAADPAAAASIREIAAALDVAATPIGHAGVGEGIILIDRAQRIALPERLGFMH